One stretch of Malus domestica chromosome 14, GDT2T_hap1 DNA includes these proteins:
- the LOC103454260 gene encoding delta(12)-fatty-acid desaturase FAD2-like — translation MGAGGNMTALRVRKIAEADTVKRVPYTKPPFSLGEVKKAIPPHCFQRSVIRSFSYVFYDLAIVSILYYLAYTYIQNLSQPLSFLAWPIYWYVQGCVCTGVWVIAHECGHHAFSDYQWLDDTVGLILHSCLLVPYFSWKYSHRRHHSNTGSLERDEVFVPKQKSAIGWWAKYLNNPPGRFLTLAVQLTLGWPLYLAFNVSGRPYKGFACHYHPYGPIFSDRERLQIFVSDAGVLAVFYGLYRLAVAKGLAWVICFYGGPLMVVNGYLVLITYLQHTHPALPHYDSSEWDWFRGALATVDRDYGILNKVFHNITDTHVAHHLFSTMPHYHAMEATKVIKPILGEYYQFDGTPVYKAMFREVKECIYVEPDEGDEKGVFWYNNKL, via the coding sequence ATGGGTGCCGGTGGAAATATGACTGCACTCCGTGTGCGTAAAATTGCTGAAGCCGACACTGTCAAGCGAGTTCCGTACACAAAGCCTCCGTTCAGCCTCGGCGAGGTCAAGAAAGCCATCCCACCTCATTGTTTTCAGCGCTCTGTCATCCGCTCCTTCTCCTATGTCTTTTATGACCTCGCCATTGTTTCCATCCTTTACTACCTTGCTTACACCTACATCCAGAATCTCTCTCAACCTCTCTCCTTCTTGGCATGGCCTATTTACTGGTATGTTCAGGGCTGTGTTTGCACCGGTGTTTGGGTCATAGCACATGAGTGCGGGCACCATGCTTTCAGTGATTACCAGTGGCTGGATGACACTGTTGGCTTGATTCTCCACTCCTGCCTTCTTGTCCCATACTTCTCATGGAAGTATAGCCATCGCCGCCACCATTCCAACACAGGTTCCCTTGAGCGGGATGAAGTCTTTGTCCCCAAGCAAAAGTCTGCGATAGGGTGGTGGGCAAAATATCTAAACAACCCACCAGGCAGATTCCTCACACTCGCCGTCCAACTCACTCTAGGCTGGCCTCTGTATCTTGCATTCAACGTTTCTGGAAGGCCCTACAAAGGATTTGCTTGCCACTATCATCCATATGGCCCAATCTTCTCTGATCGCGAACGATTACAGATATTTGTGTCTGATGCTGGTGTTCTTGCTGTCTTCTATGGGCTTTACCGTCTTGCCGTTGCCAAGGGGCTTGCTTGGGTTATATGCTTCTACGGAGGTCCTCTAATGGTGGTGAACGGATATTTGGTGTTAATCACTTACTTGCAGCACACTCACCCTGCATTGCCGCACTATGATTCCTCCGAATGGGACTGGTTCAGGGGAGCTTTGGCCACCGTTGACAGAGACTACGGAATCCTGAACAAGGTTTTCCACAACATCACAGACACTCACGTTGCTCACCATTTGTTCTCAACCATGCCGCACTATCACGCAATGGAGGCGACCAAGGTGATCAAGCCGATCTTGGGCGAGTACTATCAGTTTGACGGGACTCCGGTTTACAAGGCAATGTTTAGGGAGGTGAAGGAGTGTATCTACGTCGAGCCTGACGAGGGTGACGAGAAAGGTGTCTTCTGGTACAATAATAAGCTTTGA